In Candidatus Nealsonbacteria bacterium DGGOD1a, one DNA window encodes the following:
- a CDS encoding sodium:calcium antiporter, translating into MFFYFLIFLLCCGALYFAGNWVVSGMARLAKLFGLKEFVVAFFIMALAATLPNLFLAIMSVINGVPELSLGDILGGNVVDMTLAIALAAFFSKNGIDTKGGTIQTSLIFTFAAAILPLALLLDNNLSRVDGVLLLALFFAYVYWLLSKKERFKEIYSGHQVSAGKKLKDFRRDIAKVGAGIVGLIIIAQTLIFSAQSFSDQMGISLPVIGILIIGLGNCFPEIYFGIAAAKNGKTKMIMGDLMGAIVISGTFVLGLVAMFSPIEIGHLAKFAAARYFLFSSALFFYICARSGQKITKKEAVMLLAVYIAFLITEIFAK; encoded by the coding sequence ATGTTTTTTTATTTTTTGATCTTTTTGCTTTGTTGCGGCGCGCTCTATTTCGCCGGCAATTGGGTGGTGTCGGGAATGGCCCGGTTGGCCAAACTTTTCGGATTGAAAGAGTTCGTGGTGGCGTTTTTTATTATGGCGCTGGCCGCGACTCTGCCCAATTTGTTTTTGGCGATTATGTCGGTGATCAATGGCGTCCCCGAGCTTTCTCTGGGCGATATTTTGGGCGGCAATGTCGTGGATATGACTCTGGCAATCGCCTTGGCCGCGTTTTTTTCAAAAAACGGAATTGATACCAAGGGCGGCACCATTCAAACCAGTTTGATATTCACATTCGCGGCCGCGATTTTGCCGCTGGCGCTTTTGTTGGACAATAACTTGTCGCGCGTTGACGGAGTGTTGCTTTTGGCGCTGTTTTTCGCCTATGTTTATTGGTTGCTTTCAAAAAAAGAACGGTTTAAAGAAATTTATAGCGGCCATCAGGTTTCCGCCGGCAAGAAATTAAAAGATTTCCGGCGCGATATCGCCAAAGTCGGCGCCGGAATCGTTGGATTGATAATCATCGCCCAAACTCTTATTTTTTCGGCTCAATCATTTTCCGATCAAATGGGAATTTCTTTGCCGGTGATCGGCATCCTGATCATCGGCTTGGGAAATTGTTTCCCGGAAATTTATTTTGGCATTGCCGCCGCCAAAAACGGGAAAACAAAAATGATTATGGGCGATTTGATGGGCGCGATCGTCATTTCCGGCACTTTTGTTTTGGGGTTGGTGGCAATGTTTTCGCCGATAGAGATCGGACATCTGGCAAAGTTTGCCGCGGCGCGCTATTTTTTATTCTCTTCGGCTTTGTTTTTCTACATTTGCGCCCGGTCCGGGCAGAAAATCACCAAAAAGGAGGCGGTAATGCTTTTGGCGGTTTATATCGCGTTCTTGATCACCGAGATATTCGCCAAATAA
- the uvrB gene encoding excinuclease ABC subunit UvrB, whose protein sequence is MRKLKIESKFKPRGDQPQAIEKLSQGIKAGFEFQTLLGVTGSGKTYTMAKVIEKTGRPTLVISPNKTLAAQLYEEFKGFFPNNQVSYFVSYYDYYQPEAYIPATDTYIEKDSMVNQEIDRLRHEAVQGVLSRRDTIIVASVSCIYNLGKPETYLKERLILKVGDAMSFEQLFGRLLDLQYERNDYELACGRFRKRMNFVDVWLAGAKTINRIEIVNGKIIGLAECEAPFGNFIPAAEADLWPAKFWMAGGDKVDEAIKNIKKEMEAQIAYFKKQDKLVEAERIRRRTEYDISLIRETGWCHGIENYSRHLDFRQPDSAPYTLLDYFPDDYLLMIDESHITVPQIHGMQAGDFARKQPLINYGFRLPSAIDNRPLKYDEFLRKINQTVFVSATPGDYEKKTSKQIAEQIVRPTYLLDPRIEVRATENQIDNAIKEIEARKKLGQRTLCLTITKRLSEALADHLKQRRIKAEYLHSEIKTLARPKILADLRKGKFDVLVGINLLREGLDLPEVSLIIIFDADKEGFLRDETSLVQIMGRASRHPDGLVVMYADNITGSMRRAMEETDRRRKIQDNYNKRQGINPQIIYKEIKETLSARDKKEEVLPADEFIKEYQKELTAKLDLARRNLQFEKAARIHSQIQEIKLKTKNGL, encoded by the coding sequence ATGCGGAAACTGAAAATTGAATCCAAATTTAAGCCGCGGGGAGATCAGCCGCAGGCGATTGAAAAATTAAGCCAAGGAATAAAGGCGGGTTTTGAGTTTCAGACGCTGTTGGGCGTGACCGGATCGGGCAAGACCTATACGATGGCCAAGGTAATTGAGAAGACCGGTCGGCCGACTTTGGTGATTTCGCCCAATAAAACTCTGGCGGCGCAGTTGTATGAGGAATTTAAGGGGTTTTTTCCGAATAATCAGGTGAGCTATTTTGTTTCTTATTATGATTATTACCAGCCCGAGGCGTATATTCCCGCGACTGACACTTATATTGAAAAGGATTCAATGGTTAATCAGGAAATCGACCGTTTGCGCCATGAGGCGGTACAGGGCGTGCTTTCGCGCCGCGATACGATTATCGTGGCATCGGTTTCCTGCATCTACAATTTGGGAAAGCCCGAAACTTATTTAAAGGAAAGGTTAATTTTGAAAGTGGGCGACGCGATGTCGTTTGAGCAATTGTTTGGACGCTTGCTGGATTTGCAATATGAACGCAATGATTATGAGCTGGCTTGCGGACGATTCCGCAAGCGGATGAATTTTGTCGATGTTTGGCTGGCGGGAGCGAAAACCATCAACCGGATAGAAATTGTTAATGGCAAAATTATTGGTTTGGCCGAATGCGAAGCGCCGTTTGGGAATTTCATTCCCGCGGCGGAAGCGGATTTGTGGCCGGCAAAATTCTGGATGGCCGGGGGCGATAAAGTCGACGAGGCGATTAAAAACATTAAAAAAGAAATGGAAGCGCAAATCGCTTATTTTAAAAAACAGGATAAATTGGTTGAAGCCGAACGCATTCGCCGCCGCACCGAATATGATATTTCACTGATTCGCGAAACCGGCTGGTGCCATGGCATTGAAAATTATTCGCGCCATCTTGATTTTCGGCAACCGGATTCAGCGCCTTATACTTTGCTGGATTATTTTCCCGATGATTATTTGCTGATGATCGACGAATCGCACATTACCGTGCCGCAAATTCACGGGATGCAAGCCGGCGATTTCGCCCGCAAACAGCCGCTGATCAACTATGGCTTCCGCCTGCCGTCGGCAATTGACAACCGGCCGTTGAAATATGATGAATTTTTGCGAAAAATCAACCAAACGGTTTTTGTTTCGGCCACGCCCGGCGATTATGAAAAGAAAACCTCAAAGCAAATCGCCGAACAGATCGTGCGGCCGACTTATTTGCTTGATCCGCGAATTGAAGTTCGCGCGACCGAAAATCAAATCGACAATGCAATCAAAGAAATTGAAGCGCGCAAAAAACTCGGCCAACGGACGCTTTGCCTCACAATCACCAAGCGGCTGTCCGAAGCGCTGGCCGATCACTTGAAGCAACGCCGCATCAAAGCCGAATACCTTCATTCGGAAATCAAAACTCTTGCCCGTCCGAAAATTTTGGCGGATTTGCGCAAAGGGAAATTCGATGTTTTGGTCGGTATCAATCTTTTGCGCGAAGGGCTGGACTTGCCGGAAGTGTCGCTGATTATAATTTTCGACGCCGATAAAGAAGGATTTTTGCGCGACGAAACTTCATTGGTCCAAATTATGGGACGGGCCAGCCGCCATCCGGACGGTTTGGTGGTTATGTACGCGGACAACATCACCGGTTCAATGCGCCGCGCGATGGAAGAAACCGACCGCCGCCGGAAAATCCAGGATAATTACAACAAAAGACAAGGAATAAATCCCCAAATAATTTATAAAGAAATCAAAGAAACCCTGTCGGCGCGCGACAAAAAAGAGGAAGTTTTGCCGGCGGACGAATTTATCAAAGAATATCAAAAAGAATTAACCGCCAAATTGGATCTGGCGCGCCGCAATTTGCAATTTGAAAAAGCCGCACGAATCCATTCACAAATTCAAGAGATTAAGTTAAAAACAAAAAATGGTTTATGA
- a CDS encoding GIY-YIG nuclease family protein gives MKNKIENLPQTAGVYFFKDANERVIYVGKAKNLKKRVKNHFQKPDQHAFDFISQIADIDFILADTENAALILEQKFIKQLQPRWNVEWKDDKSYFYIALSADPFPRVYLTHRPFEEKNLQIPDSRRFCVGPTHANLTHQPALKGSDPFKIKRVKIERVGPFQNCFGPYVSGREVKSFLKEIRKILPYRSCRALPEKPCFYASLGLCAAPCLHKKQKMAYSQMIAAFKILAQIYQGKSGNCVGPTHASLDGSDAFGNGPSEKHIRIEGYDISNLSGTLAVGSMVVFQNGKPDKNEYRKFKIKTVKGQNDVASLAEILKRRMKHQEWPLPDLILLDGGKGQLKSARDIKNIPVLALAKIGDKDGKLFSPFSKNYSQLSKLPPNLSNLFLQIRDEAHRFAIGYNRLRCIKKIR, from the coding sequence TTGAAAAACAAAATTGAAAATTTGCCGCAAACCGCCGGGGTGTATTTTTTCAAGGACGCGAATGAAAGAGTGATTTATGTTGGCAAGGCAAAAAATTTGAAAAAACGGGTAAAAAACCATTTCCAAAAGCCGGATCAACACGCATTTGATTTCATTTCGCAAATCGCCGATATTGATTTTATTTTGGCTGACACCGAAAACGCGGCGCTGATTTTGGAGCAAAAATTCATCAAACAGCTCCAACCTCGCTGGAATGTGGAATGGAAAGACGACAAAAGTTATTTTTACATCGCGCTGTCCGCCGACCCATTTCCCCGCGTCTATCTTACCCACCGGCCCTTTGAAGAAAAAAACTTGCAGATTCCCGATTCTCGCAGATTTTGCGTGGGTCCGACCCACGCAAATCTCACCCATCAACCTGCTTTGAAAGGGTCCGACCCTTTCAAGATTAAAAGGGTCAAGATTGAAAGGGTCGGACCCTTTCAAAATTGTTTTGGGCCGTATGTATCCGGGCGCGAGGTGAAATCGTTTTTAAAAGAAATTCGCAAAATACTGCCCTATCGGTCGTGCCGCGCCCTGCCGGAAAAACCTTGCTTTTATGCTTCGCTGGGCCTGTGCGCCGCGCCCTGCCTTCACAAAAAACAAAAAATGGCGTATTCTCAAATGATCGCCGCTTTCAAGATTTTAGCGCAAATCTACCAAGGCAAGTCGGGAAATTGCGTGGGTCCGACCCACGCGAGCTTGGATGGGTCGGACGCATTTGGCAACGGCCCATCCGAAAAACACATACGAATCGAAGGTTATGATATCTCGAACCTCTCCGGCACTCTGGCGGTCGGATCGATGGTAGTTTTTCAAAACGGAAAACCGGATAAAAACGAATACCGCAAATTCAAGATAAAGACCGTAAAGGGCCAAAACGATGTGGCGTCCTTGGCGGAAATTTTAAAACGGAGGATGAAGCACCAAGAATGGCCGCTCCCCGATTTGATCTTGCTTGACGGCGGCAAGGGCCAATTGAAATCCGCGCGCGACATAAAAAATATTCCAGTGTTGGCGCTGGCAAAAATCGGCGATAAAGACGGCAAATTATTTTCGCCGTTTTCAAAAAATTACAGCCAATTGTCAAAACTGCCGCCCAATTTGTCAAATCTTTTTTTACAAATTCGCGACGAAGCCCACCGCTTCGCCATCGGGTATAATAGATTGAGATGTATTAAAAAAATTAGATAA
- the uvrA gene encoding excinuclease ABC subunit UvrA, protein MEFETTLIAPVIAAKKGGHLGVLEEIYRSGWPQIIIDGITYSSEEGKDKLLDKNKAHNIGVPIDKFDLKKFGSAALKTSVKQGKNISKTEQEALATKKKKLEGVIKEEKERILASVKKALEMGKGRIDVSRKIGKIEKKESFSSFFSCPDCQVSLPDIEPKIFSFNSPYGACKTCQGLGKLAKVNRELVLNPRLSLNEGAILPWFSLGRWTLRTLGVPYQKWSLEKLAEKEGFSLNVPFKELPEDIQQLVLFGDKKHSGYEAIIPRMERAYRETTSEYLRAEISKYMSEIACPDCDGARLSPEALAVKVGGKSIYEASSMPVRDEIAFFKKLQGELPAKQKEVAESILREICKRLGFLVEVGVDYIDLAREATTLSVGENQRIRLACQLGSALSGVIYVLDEPTVGLHQRDVDRLIGALQKLKELKNTVIVVEHDEQVMKAADWVVEIGPAAGIHGGKVVFEGTPPQLLKADSLTGKYLSERLTINTGFKKKEITDRTLWMELSGANQFTLKNIDLKIPLGKLVTICGVSGSGKSTLIIDTLSSILMRDIMRARTVPGKYGELKGAERLNKAVLVDQSPIGKTPRSNPATYTGVFNHIRELYTRTRDSQMRGFTAGHFSFNTQKGRCPACQGEGWQKVEMYFLPDVYVECELCKGQRFTSEVLGAKYHDKNIADVLNMSIDEAKTFFTDIPVISDKMQLLSDIGLGYLKLGQSAPSLSGGEAQRIKLASELAKRDTGNTVYILDEPTVGLHFDDAKKLLIILRRLVEKGNSVIIIEHNLQIVKESDWCVELGPDGGDKGGKIIFTGTPEQLAKSNTWTAKFLK, encoded by the coding sequence ATGGAGTTTGAGACCACTTTGATCGCTCCCGTGATTGCGGCCAAAAAAGGCGGCCACCTTGGCGTTTTGGAAGAAATTTATCGCAGCGGCTGGCCGCAAATCATTATCGACGGCATCACTTATTCATCCGAAGAAGGCAAGGACAAACTGCTTGATAAAAACAAAGCGCATAATATCGGCGTGCCGATCGACAAATTCGATCTGAAAAAATTCGGCTCGGCGGCGCTAAAAACTTCGGTAAAACAAGGTAAAAATATCTCCAAAACAGAGCAGGAAGCTCTGGCGACCAAAAAAAAGAAGTTGGAAGGCGTGATCAAGGAAGAAAAGGAACGCATTTTGGCATCCGTGAAAAAAGCCTTGGAAATGGGCAAAGGAAGAATCGATGTTTCCCGAAAAATCGGCAAGATCGAGAAAAAGGAATCTTTTTCGAGTTTTTTCTCCTGTCCGGACTGCCAGGTATCCTTGCCCGATATTGAACCCAAGATATTTTCATTTAACAGTCCTTACGGCGCTTGCAAAACATGCCAAGGGTTGGGCAAGCTGGCCAAGGTAAACCGGGAATTGGTTTTGAATCCGCGCCTGTCTTTGAACGAGGGCGCGATTTTGCCGTGGTTTTCGCTCGGCCGCTGGACTTTGCGGACATTGGGCGTGCCTTATCAAAAATGGTCGCTGGAAAAACTGGCGGAGAAGGAAGGTTTTTCGCTGAATGTTCCGTTCAAAGAATTGCCGGAAGACATCCAGCAGTTGGTTTTGTTCGGAGACAAGAAACATAGCGGCTACGAAGCGATTATTCCGCGGATGGAACGCGCGTATCGCGAAACTACTTCGGAATATCTGCGCGCGGAAATTTCAAAATATATGTCCGAAATCGCTTGCCCCGATTGCGATGGCGCGAGATTATCGCCCGAAGCTTTGGCGGTAAAAGTGGGAGGGAAAAGCATTTATGAAGCTTCGTCGATGCCGGTGCGCGATGAAATCGCTTTTTTTAAAAAATTGCAGGGCGAATTGCCCGCCAAACAGAAAGAAGTGGCCGAATCGATTTTGCGGGAAATTTGCAAACGGCTGGGTTTTTTGGTTGAAGTGGGCGTGGATTACATCGATCTGGCCCGCGAAGCCACAACGCTGTCCGTGGGCGAAAACCAGCGCATTCGTTTGGCCTGCCAGCTGGGTTCGGCGCTTTCGGGCGTGATCTATGTATTGGATGAACCCACCGTGGGCCTGCACCAGCGCGATGTCGATCGTTTAATCGGCGCGTTGCAAAAGCTCAAGGAATTAAAAAATACCGTGATCGTGGTCGAACACGACGAGCAAGTGATGAAAGCCGCGGATTGGGTTGTCGAGATCGGTCCGGCGGCGGGAATTCACGGCGGCAAAGTTGTTTTTGAAGGTACGCCGCCGCAACTGTTAAAAGCCGATAGCCTTACCGGAAAATATTTGTCCGAGCGGCTGACAATCAACACCGGATTCAAGAAAAAAGAGATCACCGATCGGACGCTTTGGATGGAACTTAGCGGCGCGAATCAATTCACATTAAAAAACATTGACCTGAAAATTCCGTTGGGCAAGTTGGTGACGATTTGCGGCGTGTCCGGCTCGGGCAAGAGCACGCTGATCATTGATACGCTTTCAAGCATCCTGATGCGCGACATTATGCGCGCGCGCACGGTTCCGGGCAAATACGGCGAATTGAAAGGTGCGGAGCGCTTAAATAAAGCGGTTCTGGTGGACCAAAGCCCGATCGGCAAAACTCCGCGTTCAAATCCGGCCACCTATACCGGCGTCTTTAATCATATTCGCGAACTTTACACCCGCACGCGCGATTCGCAAATGCGGGGTTTCACCGCCGGCCACTTTTCTTTCAACACCCAAAAAGGTCGCTGTCCGGCTTGCCAAGGCGAAGGCTGGCAAAAAGTGGAAATGTATTTTTTGCCCGATGTCTATGTGGAATGCGAGCTTTGTAAAGGACAAAGATTTACCTCCGAAGTGCTGGGGGCAAAATATCACGACAAAAACATTGCCGATGTTTTGAATATGAGCATTGACGAGGCTAAAACATTTTTTACCGACATCCCGGTCATCAGCGATAAAATGCAACTGCTTTCCGATATCGGCTTAGGCTATCTAAAATTAGGTCAATCCGCCCCCAGCTTGTCGGGCGGAGAAGCCCAGCGCATCAAACTTGCCAGCGAGCTGGCCAAACGCGATACCGGCAACACGGTTTATATCCTTGACGAGCCCACGGTCGGCCTTCACTTTGACGATGCCAAAAAACTTTTGATCATCCTGCGCCGCCTGGTGGAGAAAGGCAACAGCGTCATCATTATCGAGCACAACCTCCAAATCGTGAAAGAAAGCGATTGGTGCGTTGAACTCGGCCCGGACGGCGGGGACAAGGGCGGCAAGATCATCTTCACCGGCACTCCGGAACAACTGGCGAAAAGCAACACCTGGACCGCGAAGTTTTTGAAATAA
- a CDS encoding type II toxin-antitoxin system VapC family toxin: MYTLDTNAIIYFLKGDKEATSVLEKIINENCGPIYISSITEAELFSYANLTDQDENDLEEMLTTLATITVDSRLARIAAWIRRQYGLKIADSIIAATAIFTGTTLVTRNIKDFDKIPNLRLLKI; this comes from the coding sequence ATGTACACGCTGGATACTAACGCGATAATTTATTTTCTGAAAGGAGACAAAGAAGCAACCTCTGTCCTGGAAAAAATAATCAACGAAAATTGCGGACCCATTTATATTTCTTCCATAACCGAAGCCGAATTATTCAGCTACGCCAATCTCACCGACCAAGACGAAAACGACCTTGAAGAAATGCTAACCACCTTGGCAACAATAACTGTTGATTCGCGTCTTGCAAGAATTGCCGCCTGGATTCGCCGTCAATATGGCCTTAAAATCGCCGATAGCATTATTGCCGCAACCGCAATTTTTACCGGAACAACCTTGGTTACCCGCAACATAAAAGACTTCGATAAAATCCCGAATTTGCGTCTCCTTAAAATATAA
- a CDS encoding DNA recombination protein RmuC, which translates to MDTIVILLFIAVIGVLGVQTWVLMRKRKEDELPKNDAGMAMLQQQLNQVSQTLDSKLTESNRAMQEQFGQSFKVIRDVTQKLTELDSTNKQVVGFAQQLQSLENILKNPKQRGILGEYYLETVLKNVLPPQSFQMQYKFKNGEIVDAAVFVKDKIIPIDSKFSLENYNKIVNEKDETAKIALEKIFKADLKLRIDETSKYIRPDEGTMEFALMFIPSEGIYYDLLINEVGSVKVNTRDLIEYAFAQKRVIIVSPTNFLAYLQTVLQGLRALQIEESAKEIRQRVEMLGKHLCAYNEYLQRLGGHLATSVNTYNAAAKEFGKIDKDVLKITGADRDKLETGQIDKPNLE; encoded by the coding sequence ATGGACACAATAGTAATCTTATTATTCATTGCCGTGATCGGGGTGCTGGGGGTACAGACATGGGTTTTGATGCGGAAGCGGAAAGAGGACGAACTTCCCAAGAATGATGCGGGGATGGCAATGTTGCAACAGCAGTTAAATCAAGTGAGTCAGACGCTGGACTCAAAGCTGACCGAATCCAACCGCGCGATGCAGGAACAGTTCGGGCAGAGCTTTAAAGTTATCCGCGATGTCACGCAAAAGCTCACCGAACTGGACAGCACCAACAAGCAGGTGGTGGGATTCGCGCAACAATTGCAATCGCTGGAAAATATTCTCAAAAACCCCAAACAGCGGGGAATCCTGGGCGAATACTATTTGGAAACAGTGCTGAAAAATGTTTTGCCGCCGCAATCGTTTCAAATGCAATATAAGTTCAAAAACGGCGAAATCGTGGACGCGGCGGTGTTCGTGAAAGATAAAATCATTCCCATTGATTCCAAATTTTCGCTGGAAAATTACAATAAGATCGTTAACGAAAAAGATGAAACCGCCAAAATCGCGCTGGAGAAGATTTTCAAGGCTGATTTGAAATTGCGCATTGATGAAACTTCAAAATACATCCGCCCCGACGAAGGCACGATGGAATTCGCGCTGATGTTTATCCCTTCGGAAGGCATCTATTATGATTTGCTCATCAATGAAGTGGGATCGGTCAAGGTTAACACCCGCGACTTGATTGAATACGCGTTTGCCCAAAAGCGGGTGATTATCGTCTCTCCCACCAATTTTTTGGCCTATCTGCAAACCGTTCTGCAAGGCCTGCGCGCCCTGCAAATCGAAGAATCCGCCAAAGAAATCCGCCAGCGCGTGGAAATGCTGGGCAAACATTTGTGCGCCTATAACGAGTATTTACAGCGGCTGGGCGGCCATTTGGCAACTTCGGTGAACACCTACAACGCCGCCGCCAAAGAATTCGGCAAAATCGACAAAGATGTGCTAAAAATCACGGGCGCCGACCGCGACAAATTGGAAACCGGACAGATAGATAAACCGAATTTGGAATAA
- the rplU gene encoding 50S ribosomal protein L21, whose amino-acid sequence MLAVIKTGGKQYIVSPGQKLKVEKLEGEAGASIKFEEVLLVETDDKKVEIGQPTVKGAAVAANIVAQTKGPKVIAYKYKAKKRYHLKKGHRQQLTEVEITGINL is encoded by the coding sequence ATGTTAGCAGTAATCAAGACCGGAGGGAAGCAATATATCGTGTCTCCCGGGCAAAAGTTGAAAGTGGAAAAACTGGAAGGGGAGGCGGGCGCTTCAATCAAATTCGAGGAGGTTTTGCTCGTGGAAACCGACGACAAAAAGGTGGAAATCGGCCAGCCGACCGTAAAAGGCGCGGCCGTGGCCGCCAATATCGTGGCGCAAACCAAGGGCCCCAAAGTGATCGCCTACAAATACAAGGCCAAGAAGCGTTATCATTTAAAGAAAGGCCACAGACAGCAGCTAACCGAAGTGGAAATTACCGGAATCAATCTTTAA
- a CDS encoding type II toxin-antitoxin system HicA family toxin → MKNLPSLNLKQVIKALKKLGFEEVRQKGSHLVLYNQKTNKRTVVPIHAGKEIKKPLLKSIIETMPEFQLKNF, encoded by the coding sequence ATGAAAAATCTGCCCTCTTTAAATTTAAAACAAGTTATCAAAGCTTTAAAGAAACTCGGCTTTGAAGAGGTTCGGCAAAAGGGTTCGCATTTGGTTTTGTATAATCAAAAAACAAACAAAAGAACCGTTGTGCCGATTCACGCCGGAAAAGAAATCAAAAAACCACTTTTAAAATCAATTATTGAAACGATGCCGGAATTTCAATTGAAGAATTTTTAA
- a CDS encoding type II toxin-antitoxin system HicB family antitoxin: MENQKKKNLSFSVIYQSVPEGGYVAWAPALPGCHTQGDTLEEAEINIKEAIALYLETLGSRNECLPQEVKLFQGMVEVEV, translated from the coding sequence ATGGAAAATCAAAAAAAGAAAAATTTGTCTTTTTCGGTTATTTATCAATCAGTGCCGGAAGGCGGCTATGTGGCGTGGGCGCCGGCGTTGCCGGGTTGCCACACGCAAGGCGACACTTTGGAGGAAGCCGAAATCAATATTAAGGAAGCAATCGCGCTTTATTTGGAAACCTTGGGTTCCCGTAATGAGTGCTTGCCTCAAGAGGTGAAACTTTTTCAAGGTATGGTCGAGGTTGAGGTTTAA
- a CDS encoding IS30 family transposase — MKKETKKLRKKRRRFRHLNQFDRDRIEALKNASHKQEEIAKVLDFDASAISREINKRKRKNGVYSAKTAQQKARVKRSYSKHQGMKVEKYPALREQIIAGLENHRSPDEIAGRMKREKQNPRIGANAIYKWLYSAWGQAYCHLLCAKRYHSRKQKRKAKREMIPNRVSISKRSKRGIHAEGDLFVSPTKTGSQNSGAIICVPASKLLVGTMIENKKPATMVAAVKSMTMDLNISDLTFDNGIENKEHEQFGLPTYFCDPHSPWQKPHAENGIGLARRWFIPKGTDLKNVSEEQFQNCLHILNGKYRKSLGYRSAYEVSLKRGIIQKIPR, encoded by the coding sequence ATGAAAAAAGAAACCAAAAAATTACGCAAAAAAAGGCGGCGCTTCCGCCACCTTAACCAATTTGATCGAGACCGCATTGAAGCGTTAAAGAACGCCAGCCACAAACAAGAAGAAATCGCCAAGGTGTTGGACTTTGACGCCAGCGCCATCAGCCGGGAAATCAACAAAAGAAAACGAAAGAACGGCGTCTATTCCGCCAAAACCGCCCAGCAAAAAGCGCGAGTGAAAAGATCGTACAGCAAGCATCAAGGAATGAAGGTTGAAAAATATCCCGCTCTGCGAGAACAAATTATCGCCGGGTTGGAAAACCATCGTTCCCCGGATGAAATCGCCGGACGAATGAAGCGCGAAAAGCAGAATCCGAGAATTGGCGCCAATGCCATTTATAAATGGCTTTACAGCGCCTGGGGCCAGGCATACTGTCATTTGCTTTGCGCCAAGCGCTATCATTCGCGCAAGCAGAAAAGGAAAGCCAAAAGAGAGATGATCCCCAATAGGGTTTCCATTAGCAAACGGTCCAAGCGCGGCATCCACGCCGAAGGCGATCTGTTTGTTTCGCCAACCAAAACCGGCAGTCAAAACAGCGGCGCGATCATCTGCGTTCCGGCTTCAAAGCTATTGGTCGGCACAATGATTGAAAACAAAAAACCGGCCACGATGGTCGCGGCGGTTAAAAGCATGACCATGGATTTAAATATTAGCGATTTAACCTTCGACAACGGCATCGAAAACAAAGAACATGAGCAGTTCGGATTGCCGACATATTTTTGCGACCCTCACAGCCCGTGGCAAAAACCCCATGCGGAAAACGGCATCGGACTTGCCCGCCGGTGGTTCATTCCAAAGGGAACCGATTTGAAAAATGTCTCCGAAGAGCAATTCCAAAATTGCTTGCATATTCTTAACGGCAAATACCGAAAATCATTGGGATACCGCTCCGCTTATGAAGTTTCGCTAAAGCGTGGTATTATACAAAAAATCCCGCGTTAG